In Deltaproteobacteria bacterium, the genomic stretch ACCGAGTCGGCTGGAGCGCGGAAGCGGCGGAAGGCGTCGGGAGGTCCCCGGGCGAGCGTGCCGCGAACCGGCGGGAGGCGCGGCGGCAGCGGGCAGGGGAGGTGAGCCGGCGGTCGGGTGAGCTTCGGCGGCTCCGGAGCGCCGTCGCGGCGCGGGAGGCGGAGATCATCGCCCTCGAGGAGCAGCTCGGCCGGGAGGAGGCCGCGCTCGTCGAGGCGTCCGTGAAGAACGACGGGGCGACGATCCGGGCGCTGGCCGTGTCCACCGCGTCGGCTCGCTCCCGCGTGGATGCGCTTTTCGCGGAGCTGACGGCGCTCGGGGAGGAGCTTGTCGCGAAGGAAGCGGAGGTTGGGAACGGGTCGGTCGAGGTGGTATAGTTTTCCGCGGGAGGAGCGCGCATGCCGTCGTTCGACGTCGTTTCGGTCGTGGACATGCAGGAGGTCAGCAACGCGGTCAACCAGGCCGTGAAGGAGATCGGCCAGCGGTACGACTTCAAGGGTTCGAAGACCACGGTCACCCTCGAGAAGGACGGGATCAAGGTGCTGACCGACGACGACTTCCGCCTCAAGGCGGTCGTCGACATCCTCCAGTCGAAGTTCGTGAAGCGGTCCGTTTCCCTCAAGGCGCTGCAATACGGGAAGGTGGAGCCGGCCTCCGGCGGCCTCGTCCGCCAGTTCATCGCCATCCAGCAGGGGATCTCGAAGGAGAAGGGGAGGGAGATCGTCTCCCTGGTGAAGGACACCAAGCTCAAGGTCCAGTCGCAGATCCAGGAGGAGCAGGTGCGGGTGACGGGGAAAAGCCTGAACGACCTGCAGGAGGTCATCCGGATGCTGAAGGGGAAGGACCTGGGAGTGGAGATGCAGTTCGTCAACTTCCGTTCCTGAAAAAACAGGGGGGTGTGCCGGATGCGGAGAGTCGTCTACGACCCTTTGAAGTGCGCCGCCTGCAAGAGCTGCGAAATCCAATGTTCGGTCTCCCACT encodes the following:
- a CDS encoding YajQ family cyclic di-GMP-binding protein translates to MPSFDVVSVVDMQEVSNAVNQAVKEIGQRYDFKGSKTTVTLEKDGIKVLTDDDFRLKAVVDILQSKFVKRSVSLKALQYGKVEPASGGLVRQFIAIQQGISKEKGREIVSLVKDTKLKVQSQIQEEQVRVTGKSLNDLQEVIRMLKGKDLGVEMQFVNFRS